In Mercurialis annua linkage group LG6, ddMerAnnu1.2, whole genome shotgun sequence, the following are encoded in one genomic region:
- the LOC130015715 gene encoding cyclin-dependent protein kinase inhibitor SMR4-like, producing MKREDFEDMSTVVAEEEEESDNDGCATPIRGEFKIPEPKVCPPPPRKNKFVIGKKREPPKNGYFEPPELELLFTVNSRRQACV from the coding sequence ATGAAGAGAGAAGATTTTGAGGATATGTCGACGGTGGTggcggaggaggaggaggagagtGACAATGACGGTTGCGCCACCCCGATTCGCGGCGAGTTTAAGATACCAGAGCCGAAAGTTTGTCCTCCGCCGCCGAGGAAGAATAAGTTTGTAATCGGAAAGAAAAGAGAGCCGCCGAAGAATGGGTATTTTGAACCTCCTGAACTTGAGCTTTTGTTTACTGTGAATTCAAGAAGACAGGCGTGTGTTTGA